The genomic segment GTCAAAAAGCTTAAGCGTGCGGTGACCGATTCCGATGAGCCGCCTGTTGTACGCTACGATGTGCAAAACAAAGCGGGCGTTTCCAACCTGCTGGATATCCTCGCTGGCGTGACCGGCCAGAGCATCTCTGAGCTGGAGCAGCACTTCGAAGGCAAGATGTACGGCCACCTGAAAGGCGAAGTGGCGGAAGCCGTTTCCGGTATGCTGACCGAGCTTCAGGCGCGCTACAACCGCTATCGCAACGACGAAGCTTTCCTGCAGAAGGTCATGAAAGAGGGGGCGGAAAAAGCCAGCGCACGCGCCTCTGAAACCCTGAAAGCGGTGTACGAAGCAATTGGGTTTGTTGCAAAGCCATAATGCACTTCCCTACAACAAAAAACCGGGGAACCCCGGTTTTTTTACACCTGAAAAACGCTCACTGCTCTGCTGCTGCTCCGCAACCACCGATGATCTTCGAAATGGAGATCGCCGGATGCAGCAGGTAATCATAGCTGCAGTTATTTTTGGTATTTTGAACGTGACCGGTGCAGGCCGTCAGAGTCGATAACAGGCCTACCAGAACGGCGGCTTTTGCCAGTTTGAACATACGCTATCCTTGTCATAAAACGAAATTGGGATGTAATACGCGAGAATAAATGGAAAAATTCCATTTCAGGGCAGTAGGTTAACGATGGCGGTAAGAGGGGAGTAGTCCGGTTACAGACTCCTCCCGGGAGGGCGGTTATGCGTTAGTAGCTGGAGAACCAGTTCAGTTTTTCACGCAGTTCAACCACGCGACCTACAACGATCAGCGTCGGGCTGTCGACCTGCTGCGCCAGTTCGCCTAACTGCGTCAGGACCCCGCTCACCACGCGCTGCTTAATGGACGTACCGTTCTCCACCAGCGCGACGGACATATCCTCATCCATGCCGTGCTCCAGCAGTTTCGCCTGGATTGTCGCGGCCTGGTTAAGCCCCATATAGAACACCAGCGTCTGCTTTTCGGCGGCGAGGTTGTGCCAGTCCAGTTCGCTGCCGGTCTTCAGGTGGCCCGTCACCAGACGCACGCTTTGGGCGTAATCGCGATGGGTCAATGGAATGCCAGAATAAGCGGAACAGCCGGACGCCGCGGTAATACCCGGCACCACAGAGAACGGAATACCCGCATTGCACAGGGTTTCCAGCTCTTCACCGCCGCGACCAAAGATAAACGGATCCCCGCCCTTCAGGCGCACCACGCGTTTCCCTTTTTGCGCTTCATGCAGCAGGATTTGGTTAATCTCTTCCTGCGGTACGCAGTGGTAGCCCGCGCGTTTGCCTACAAAGACGCGGTCTGCGTCGCGGCGCACGAGGTTCATGATGTCATCGGAGACCAGACGGTCATACACCACGATATCCGCCTGCTGGATCTGCTGCAGCCCTTTTAGCGTCAGTAATCCCGCATCGCCAGGCCCCGCGCCTACCAGCACCACTTCGCCACGGTTTTCCAGCGGTTCGGTGAGCAACTGCTCGGTCATCTCTTCAACCGCTTTGCTATCCTGATTCGCCAGCGATTGCGCCAGCCTGTCGTTCACGAAAAATTTCTCCCAGAAGCGACGGCGCTCGCCGACGGTGGCGAAGGTTTTTTTCACTCGAGAGCGCAGTTGGCCTGCATAGTGGGCAATCTGACCAAGATGCTGGGGCAGAACGGCTTCCAGTTTTTCACGCAGCAGACGAGCCAGAACGGGCGAGCGACCCCCGGACGATACCGCAATCATCAGCGGTGAACGGTCGATAATCGACGGCATGATAAAGCTGGCCTCTTTCGGCGCATCCACCACGTTGCAGAAAATACGCCGTGTCTCGCAGGCATCACTGACGCGCTGGTTTACCGCATCGTCATCGGTGGCGGCGATGGTGAGCCAGCAGGTATCCAGCAGCGATTCGGTAAATGCCCCCTGTACCAGCGTGAGCATCTCTTCCTGGGCCCAGACCTCAAACTGCGGGGCGAAGGCGAGGGCATTGACGGTGAGGCGGGCTCCCGCCTCCAGAAGCAGGCGTGCTTTACGTTCAGCCACATCGCCACCGCCCACCAGCAGGCAGTCGCGGTTGCGTAATTGACAAAAAATCGGCAGGTGATCCACGACATTACCTCACAGCATTGGTGGAGGGCTAAGAATTGACGTCAGGATAACAGCAGGGATCGCACAGAACATACGGTTTTTCCTGCCATTACCCATAAGGGGTCATAAGCCTTTCCTATAGGAAAGGCGGAGGGTTAGCCTTTCAACTGCACCTTACCGTCCTTCACGCGGACGTCGTAATGCTTCACAGAGTGGCTCTCATCTTCCATGCAGTGCCCGTCGCTTAAGCGAAAGCGCTGTTTTTTCAGCGGGCTGGCGACCCACAGTTCGCCCTGATGCTCCGCAATTAAGCCGCGGGAGAGTACGCTGGCCTCAAAGAACGGATCGATGTTACTGATGGCAAAGACCTGTTCGTCATCATGAGGACGGAAAATGGCAACCTGCCCGGCGCCCAGCAGAGCGCAGACGCCGGTTGCAGGCAGAATGTCGTGAATGTCGCAGATAGTGACCCACTGGCTCATACGTTTTCCTCCACCAGCGTCACTGGAATACGTTCGTAAGGCGTCGCTGGACGATGCTGTTCGCGCTCTGTCACCATCTGAACGTTCGGATCGCGCTGGGTGCTGTTGATAAAGTGCTTGAAGCGCGTCTGTGCGGCCGGGGTGTTCACGGTTTCGGTCCACTCGCAAATCACCGCCTCGCGCAGGCGTGCCATCTCGGCCTCGAGCTGTTGGTTCAGGCCCAGCGTGTCGTCAATGATGACCGACTTCAGGTAGTCGATACCCCCTTCCAGGTTATCGAGCCACGAGGCCGTACGGGTCAGCTTATCGGCGGTACGGATGTAGAACATCATAAAGCGGTCGAGGTAGTTCAGCAGGGTTTCGCGATCAAGATCCGCCGCCAGCAGGTCTGCATGGCGTGGTTTCATCCCGCCATTACCGCACACGTACAGGTTCCAGCCTTTCTCGGTCGCAATAATCCCCACGTCTTTCCCCTGCGCTTCCGCACATTCACGGGTACAGCCAGAAACGCCGAACTTCATTTTGTGCGGGGTGCGGATGCCCTTATAGCGGTTTTCCAGCTCAACGCCGAAGCCCACGCTATCGCCTACGCCATAGCGGCACCAGGTGCTGCCCACGCAGGTTTTCGCCATACGCAACGCTTTGGCATACGCATGGCCGGTTTCAAAGCCCGCTTCAATCAGTTGACGCCAGATGTCTGGCAGGTCGTCTTTCTGCGCACCAAACAGGCCAATGCGCTGGGAACCGGTGATTTTGGTATACAGATTGTATTCACGGGCGATACGGCCCACCGCGACCAGCCCTTCGGGGGTGATTTCACCACCGGCAGAGCGCGGGATAACCGAGTAGGTTCCGTCTTTCTGGATGTTCGCCAGGAAGTTATCGTTGGTGTCCTGCAGCGGCGTATGTTCTGGCTTAAGAACGTAGTCATTCCAGCAGGAGGCCAGCAGGGAGCCGACGGTCGGTTTACACACTTCGCAGCCGTAACCCTGGCCGTGTTTCGCCAGCAGTTCGTCGAAAGATTTTATGCCTTCCACGCGGAGCAAGTGGTACAACTCCTGGCGGGAGTAAGAGAAGTGCTCGCACAGGTTGTTGTTCACTTCAATGCCCTGCTTCGCCAGCTCGGCGTTTAGCACCTGAGTGACCAGTGGAATACAGCCCCCGCAGCCGGTACCGGCTTTGGTTTCGGCTTTCAGGGCCGCCACGGTGTGGCAACCTTTATTGATGGCAGAAATGAGCATGCCTTTGGTGACATCGAAGCAGGAGCAAATCTGCGCGCTCTCCGGCAACTTATCCACGCCAATGGACGGCTTGCCGCTGGAGGCGTGAGCGGGGAGGATCAGCGCGTCCGGGTTTTCCGGCAGTTCAATGGCGTTCAGCACCAGTTGCAGCAGGTTGCCGTAGTCGCTGGTGTCACCCACCAGAACCGCCCCGAGCAGGGTTTTATTATCCTGGCTTACGATCAGGCGCTTATAGACTTCTTTGTTTTCGTCGAGATAGACATAGCTGCGTGAGTTCGGGGTGCGGCCATGCGCATCGCCGATTCCGCCCACGTCCACGCCCAGCAGCTTCAGCCTGGCGCTCATGTCTGCGTCAGTGAAGGCGTTTTCGCGACCGAGGATATGGTCAACGGCGACCTGGGCCATTTTGTAGCCTGGCGCGACCAGACCATACACGCGGTTATTCCAGCTGGCGCATTCGCCGATGGCATAGATATCCGGGTCTGACGTCTGGCAGGCGTCGTTAATCATGAT from the unidentified bacterial endosymbiont genome contains:
- the nirB gene encoding nitrite reductase large subunit NirB, which encodes MSKVRLAIIGNGMVGHRFIEDLLDKADAAHFDITVFCEEPRMAYDRVHLSSYFSHHTAEELSLVREGFYEKHGVNVLVGERAITINRQEKVIHSSAGRTVFYDKLIMATGSYPWIPPIKGSETQDCFVYRTIEDLKAIENCARRSKRGAVVGGGLLGLEAAGALKNLGVETHVIEFAPMLMAEQLDHMGGDQLRRKIESMGVKVHTRKNTKEIVQEGTEARKTMRFADGSELEVDFIVFSTGIRPRDKIATQCGLAVAQRGGIMINDACQTSDPDIYAIGECASWNNRVYGLVAPGYKMAQVAVDHILGRENAFTDADMSARLKLLGVDVGGIGDAHGRTPNSRSYVYLDENKEVYKRLIVSQDNKTLLGAVLVGDTSDYGNLLQLVLNAIELPENPDALILPAHASSGKPSIGVDKLPESAQICSCFDVTKGMLISAINKGCHTVAALKAETKAGTGCGGCIPLVTQVLNAELAKQGIEVNNNLCEHFSYSRQELYHLLRVEGIKSFDELLAKHGQGYGCEVCKPTVGSLLASCWNDYVLKPEHTPLQDTNDNFLANIQKDGTYSVIPRSAGGEITPEGLVAVGRIAREYNLYTKITGSQRIGLFGAQKDDLPDIWRQLIEAGFETGHAYAKALRMAKTCVGSTWCRYGVGDSVGFGVELENRYKGIRTPHKMKFGVSGCTRECAEAQGKDVGIIATEKGWNLYVCGNGGMKPRHADLLAADLDRETLLNYLDRFMMFYIRTADKLTRTASWLDNLEGGIDYLKSVIIDDTLGLNQQLEAEMARLREAVICEWTETVNTPAAQTRFKHFINSTQRDPNVQMVTEREQHRPATPYERIPVTLVEENV
- a CDS encoding YhfL family protein; its protein translation is MFKLAKAAVLVGLLSTLTACTGHVQNTKNNCSYDYLLHPAISISKIIGGCGAAAEQ
- the cysG gene encoding siroheme synthase CysG — encoded protein: MDHLPIFCQLRNRDCLLVGGGDVAERKARLLLEAGARLTVNALAFAPQFEVWAQEEMLTLVQGAFTESLLDTCWLTIAATDDDAVNQRVSDACETRRIFCNVVDAPKEASFIMPSIIDRSPLMIAVSSGGRSPVLARLLREKLEAVLPQHLGQIAHYAGQLRSRVKKTFATVGERRRFWEKFFVNDRLAQSLANQDSKAVEEMTEQLLTEPLENRGEVVLVGAGPGDAGLLTLKGLQQIQQADIVVYDRLVSDDIMNLVRRDADRVFVGKRAGYHCVPQEEINQILLHEAQKGKRVVRLKGGDPFIFGRGGEELETLCNAGIPFSVVPGITAASGCSAYSGIPLTHRDYAQSVRLVTGHLKTGSELDWHNLAAEKQTLVFYMGLNQAATIQAKLLEHGMDEDMSVALVENGTSIKQRVVSGVLTQLGELAQQVDSPTLIVVGRVVELREKLNWFSSY
- the nirD gene encoding nitrite reductase small subunit NirD — encoded protein: MSQWVTICDIHDILPATGVCALLGAGQVAIFRPHDDEQVFAISNIDPFFEASVLSRGLIAEHQGELWVASPLKKQRFRLSDGHCMEDESHSVKHYDVRVKDGKVQLKG